In the genome of Xanthomonas hortorum pv. pelargonii, the window CGCAACAGGCTGGACGCGTGTGCGCCACGTGGGCGAAGCCGACGGGCTGGCCGGATTCGACGCCTCTGCAATGCAGATCGACCCGCATGGCAGGGTCTGGATTTCCAGCTTGCGTGGGCTCTGGCGGATCGATCCCTCGGTGACGCCGGCACGGTTGCGCAATATCGGCACGCGCGATGGGTTGACCAGTCAGGAATTCGTCCAGCATTGCCTGCTGATGGCGGGCGACACGTTGATCGGGGCGACCAGCGATGGCTCCACCGTGTTGCTGGATACCGCAATGCCCGATATCGCACCGTTCGTGCCCGCATTGCAGTTGGAACATCTCAGCGTGTTGCGTAATGGTGCACGCATCGCGTTGACGATGGATCGCCCGTTTCAGCTGGGTCCCGGGGACCGGCAGTTGCAGATCGTCAGTCGTCTGCTGTCGTATAGCGATCCGCTTTCCAATCGTTATCGCAGTTTCTTGAAAGGCTTCGATACGGAGTGGCAGACCTCGGGCAACGCGGGGATCCGCGAATTTGCCAGTTTGCCTGCCGGCAACTACGAGCTCGCGCTGCAGGGTGTAGACCCCTTGGGTAATCGCTCGCCAGTGCGCACCCTGCGATTTACGGTCAATCCACCCTGGTGGCGCAGCGACGTCGGTATCGCGCTGATCTGCCTGCTTGGATTGCTGCTGAGCGCATTGCTTGCCGCCGCCTACCGCCGGCGTGTGCGCATGCGTGCGCAATGGCAACTTGCGCAGCACAAACGCGAGCTTGCCGAGCAGGCGTCGCAGGCCAAGACGCGGTTTCTTGCGACATTGGGGCACGAGGTGCGTACGCCGATGACCGGTGTGCTGGGGATGAGCGAGTTGCTGCTGCAGACACCGTTGGATGGACGTCAGCAGGGCTACGCCAGCGCAATCCAGTCGGCGGGCAAGCATCTGCTGCGGCTGGTCAACGATGCGTTGGATCTGGCGCGGATCGAGGCCGGCAAGCTGCCATTGGATTACCGCGATTTCGATTTGCGCCAGCTGATCAGGCAAGTGGCCGAGCTGGTGCGCCCGACTGCCGAGCAGAAGCAGTTGGTCTTCGAGTGCGAGCTGGAGGATGCGTTGCCGCCGGCACTGCACGGCGATGCCAGCCGGGTGCAGCAGATCCTGCTCAATCTGTTGTTCAACGCGGTCAAGTTCACTGAGCGCGGCAGTGTGAGTTTGCGTGTCTCAGCGCTGCCGCAAGGCCACAAGCAAGGTATCCGGATGGAAGTGCGCGATACCGGCCCCGGCATGAGTGCAGAACAGCGCGGGCGCTTGTTCCAGCGCTTCGAGCAGGCCGAAGGCGCGCTCACGCTTGCGCGGCATGGCGGCAGCGGCCTGGGGCTGGCGATCTGCCGCGAATTGGCAGCGGCCATGGGCGGTGAAGTGACGGTCAGTAGCGAACTGGGGCAGGGCGCGTGTTTCGTGGTCGAGCTGCCGTTGCGCTGGGTGGCTGCGTTACCCGCAGTGATGACGAATGTGGCACGCACAACGCCGCTTCACGATCAGGCGCCGCTGCAGCTGCTGCTGGTCGAAGACGACCCCACCGTGGCGCAAGTGATTGTCGGCCTGCTGCAGACGCGCGGGCATCAGGTCACGCATGTGTTGCATGGTCTTGCGGCACTGGCCGAGGTGAGTACGCGCAGCTTCGATGCCGGCCTGTGCGACCTGGATTTGCCCGGCATCGACGGCGCGGCACTGGTGGCGCAGTTGCGCGCGCGCGGCGTGCGTTTTCCGATCGTTGCGGTGACCGCACGCGCCGACGCCGATGCAGAACCGCAGGCAATGGCGGCAGGGTGCAATGGATTCTTGCGCAAGCCGGTCACCGGCGACTTGCTCGCGCAGGTACTGGCGCGCGCGCTTGCTGACGCCAGCGACGCACAGGAAGACCCGGTTGCCGACTAGGGGCGGCCGCAGCGAAGCAGGTACAGTGCAGTCCCGCCAGGGAGCGCGCGCAAGCGTGCAGGTGGCGATGGGGACAAGGATGAAGATGAAGAAGGTGCTGCTGTCGTTGCTTGCGCTCTTGTTGCTGCTGATCGGTGTGGATGCGTTGGCGGTGAACCAGATCGAGACCCCGCGCATGCGCCGGTTCGGGCCGGTCGAAGGCCTGCCTTCGCGCATGGTGCTGGCCTTGGCGCAGGACCGGCAGGGTTATATCTGGGCGGCCACCAGCGACGGTCTGGCGCGCTATGACGGCATCGGCTTGCAGGTGTGGCGGCATGATCCGGCCGATCCGCGACCGATTCCCGGCAACCAGGTGGAGACGCTGCTTGTCGATGATCGCGACCGGGTCTGGATCGGCGCCAATGGCTCGCCGGTGGGTATGCTGGACGCAGGGCGCAAGGATTTCGCGCAGTTTCCGGAGATCACCGAAACCTGCGTAGGGCAGGTGTGGTCGTTGGCGCAGGCGCAAGGGGCGATCTGGATCGGCACCAGCGATGGCGGCTTATGCCGCCGCGAAGAAAACGGCCGGGTCACCGCGTTCCGCGCAACGCCCGACGCGCCGGACGGTCTGCCCAGCGATACCATTCTGAGCATGGTGACCGACGCGCGCGGCCGGCTCTGGATTGCCACGGCCAGTGGTCTGGTGATGCGCGACGGCGAGCGCTTCGTGCGCATTGCGCCGACGCAATTGAGCACGGCCGTACTCAAGCTGAGCAAGGATCCCGACGGTACGCTGTGGGTGGGCAGCAGCAAGGGTTTGTACCGCGTGACAACGGCAGGTGTGCTGGAGCCGGCGCCCTGGGCCGGGTCGGCCGCCGTGCGTGCCGGCACTGTGGTGCACGATGTCCATGGCGGTTACTGGGTCGGCGCAGCCGATGGTTTTTTCGAGTAGCACCCGGCGAAACTGCGCTGCGAGTGATGGAAGGCGAT includes:
- a CDS encoding hybrid sensor histidine kinase/response regulator — protein: MRALIVVLVLLLGALPCAAKIPEIPRFRIVGPSDGLPSTMVVAIHQDRAGYLWLGTLDGLVRYDGAGFRTWRHDPNDPASLPCNAVQALHIDALDRIWIGCGKTLSVMDAGRRHFRHYRTADYPLLKDGEIYSIAAFDGDIWAGTTSGALVRIDAGGTMSSVDLGAVDGDLDQAMVMNLAADNRQRLWIATSNGLAYYDGKHLRREYVPDEPNRQSAIFGLQWTGDRLWLGSESGLHVMGSNDQWQPLPWGTMFGSGNEFWGAVAAQDGEFWLGSGRGLWRTRGERPPVPAFSGEGPLSRRNVVGLLGAADGGLWVPMHGTGLGYLPADWKRSAVLKPAAPTGDAIYCNLAPATRSGGLWQVDTDGRLLRVDPSTGDTFQTGLQSPHLKGMELVSALEDRLQRVWLGNLSFGLSRMDLRTGEFIHWPSDGPEPASALSAPDWIIEQGDTVWMAFLDMVQQRDLRSGRVLQRITQQDLHGLSDIAVQQLEQGPDGRVWAAGEGGMFAWDDISRRFVPVAGLEGTPIQAFASQSPETVWVYRATGAEQWKKTATGWTRVRHVGEADGLAGFDASAMQIDPHGRVWISSLRGLWRIDPSVTPARLRNIGTRDGLTSQEFVQHCLLMAGDTLIGATSDGSTVLLDTAMPDIAPFVPALQLEHLSVLRNGARIALTMDRPFQLGPGDRQLQIVSRLLSYSDPLSNRYRSFLKGFDTEWQTSGNAGIREFASLPAGNYELALQGVDPLGNRSPVRTLRFTVNPPWWRSDVGIALICLLGLLLSALLAAAYRRRVRMRAQWQLAQHKRELAEQASQAKTRFLATLGHEVRTPMTGVLGMSELLLQTPLDGRQQGYASAIQSAGKHLLRLVNDALDLARIEAGKLPLDYRDFDLRQLIRQVAELVRPTAEQKQLVFECELEDALPPALHGDASRVQQILLNLLFNAVKFTERGSVSLRVSALPQGHKQGIRMEVRDTGPGMSAEQRGRLFQRFEQAEGALTLARHGGSGLGLAICRELAAAMGGEVTVSSELGQGACFVVELPLRWVAALPAVMTNVARTTPLHDQAPLQLLLVEDDPTVAQVIVGLLQTRGHQVTHVLHGLAALAEVSTRSFDAGLCDLDLPGIDGAALVAQLRARGVRFPIVAVTARADADAEPQAMAAGCNGFLRKPVTGDLLAQVLARALADASDAQEDPVAD